In Streptomyces seoulensis, the following are encoded in one genomic region:
- a CDS encoding GNAT family N-acetyltransferase has translation MSVTETGAAEALPLPAAPDRSPGADTGASALLWDNEETLDLRLPPEFAALRAALPGQAASPRDADLLDGLRTWGPTPTPAGTFELIPVHPDRDLPLIHGWMNDPAVAQYWELAGTPDLTERHLRAQLDGDGRSVPCLGMLDGTAMSYWEIYRADLDPLARFYQARPHDTGIHLLIGDAAHRGGGLGSALLTAVAELVMEHRRTCTRVVAEPDMRNTPSVIAFRNAGFQCRAEIELPGKRAALMIRDRVRPELS, from the coding sequence GTGTCCGTCACCGAAACCGGCGCCGCCGAAGCCCTTCCCCTCCCGGCCGCCCCCGACCGCTCACCCGGCGCCGACACCGGGGCGAGCGCGCTCCTCTGGGACAACGAGGAGACACTGGATCTGCGCCTGCCTCCCGAATTCGCGGCGCTGCGAGCCGCGTTGCCCGGCCAGGCGGCATCACCACGCGACGCGGACCTGCTGGACGGCCTCCGCACCTGGGGCCCAACCCCCACGCCCGCGGGCACCTTTGAGCTGATCCCCGTCCACCCCGACCGCGATCTCCCCCTCATCCACGGGTGGATGAACGACCCCGCGGTCGCCCAGTACTGGGAACTGGCCGGAACACCGGACCTGACGGAGCGCCACCTCCGCGCCCAGCTGGACGGCGACGGACGCAGCGTGCCCTGCCTGGGCATGCTCGACGGCACCGCCATGAGCTACTGGGAGATCTACCGGGCCGACCTCGACCCGCTGGCCCGCTTCTACCAGGCGCGCCCGCACGACACGGGTATCCACCTGCTGATCGGGGACGCCGCGCACCGGGGGGGAGGGCTCGGCTCCGCCCTGCTCACGGCCGTGGCCGAGCTGGTCATGGAGCACCGCCGCACCTGCACACGCGTCGTCGCTGAACCTGACATGCGCAACACCCCCTCGGTGATCGCCTTCCGTAACGCCGGTTTCCAGTGCCGGGCGGAGATCGAGCTGCCCGGCAAGCGGGCCGCCCTCATGATCCGGGACCGGGTCCGGCCTGAACTCTCGTAG
- a CDS encoding ATP-dependent DNA helicase yields the protein MTKPSLPELLHAAVSAVGGTERPGQVTMAEAVAEAIDDTSHLLVQAGTGTGKSLGYLVPALAHGERVVVATATLALQRQLVERDLPRTVDALHPLLRRRPEFAMLKGRSNYLCLHRLHEGMPQDEEDGLFDQFEAAAPTSKLGQDLLRLRDWSDETENGDRDDLTPGVSDRAWAQVSVSSRECLGASKCAYGAECFAEMARERAKLADVVVTNHALLAIDAIEGAPVLPQHEVLIVDEAHDLVSRVTGAATGELTPGQVNRAVRRSAKLVNEKAADQLQTAAEGFERLMELALPGRLEEIPEDLGYALAALRDAARTVITALGSTRDKSVQDEDAVRKQAVASVETVYAVAERVLNGSEWDVVWYERHDRFGASLRVAPMSVSGLLREKLFTDRSVVLTSATLKLGGDFNGVGASLGLAPEGTEGDDLPQWKGIDVGSPFDYRKQGILYIAKHLARPARDGDRGDMLDELTELIQAAGGRTLGLFSSMRAAQLAAEELRVRIPEFPILLQGEETLGELIKNFAADPRTCLFGTLSLWQGVDVPGPSCQLVVMDKIPFPRPDDPLMSARQKAVEDAGGNGFMAVAATHAALLMAQGAGRLVRASGDRGVVAVLDQRLATARYGSYLKASLPDFWTTTDRNQVRKSLAAIDAMAKQAEGAEEE from the coding sequence ATGACGAAGCCCTCACTCCCCGAACTCCTCCACGCCGCCGTCTCCGCCGTCGGCGGCACGGAGCGCCCCGGCCAGGTCACCATGGCCGAAGCGGTCGCCGAGGCGATCGACGACACCTCCCATCTGCTGGTCCAGGCCGGTACCGGCACCGGAAAGTCGCTCGGTTATCTCGTGCCCGCGCTCGCGCACGGGGAGCGGGTCGTCGTCGCCACCGCCACGCTCGCCCTCCAGCGCCAGCTCGTGGAGCGCGACCTGCCGCGCACGGTCGACGCCCTGCACCCGCTGCTGCGGCGCCGGCCCGAGTTCGCCATGCTCAAGGGCCGCTCCAACTATCTGTGTCTGCACCGGCTGCACGAGGGGATGCCGCAGGACGAGGAGGACGGCCTCTTCGACCAGTTCGAGGCGGCCGCCCCCACCAGCAAGCTCGGCCAGGACCTGCTCCGGCTGCGCGACTGGTCCGACGAGACGGAGAACGGCGACCGGGACGACCTCACACCGGGCGTCTCCGACCGGGCCTGGGCCCAGGTGTCGGTGTCGTCGCGCGAGTGCCTCGGCGCCTCGAAGTGCGCGTACGGGGCCGAGTGCTTCGCGGAGATGGCCCGGGAGCGCGCCAAGCTCGCGGACGTCGTGGTGACCAACCACGCGCTGCTGGCGATCGACGCCATCGAGGGTGCCCCGGTGCTGCCGCAGCACGAGGTGCTGATCGTGGACGAGGCGCACGACCTAGTCTCCCGGGTCACCGGCGCCGCCACCGGCGAACTCACCCCCGGCCAGGTCAACCGGGCGGTCCGCCGCTCGGCCAAGCTGGTCAACGAGAAGGCCGCCGACCAGCTCCAGACCGCCGCCGAGGGCTTCGAGCGGCTGATGGAGCTGGCCCTGCCGGGCCGCCTGGAGGAGATCCCCGAAGACCTCGGCTACGCCCTGGCCGCCCTCCGTGACGCGGCCCGCACGGTGATCACCGCGCTCGGCTCGACGCGCGACAAGTCCGTCCAGGACGAGGACGCCGTCCGCAAGCAGGCGGTCGCCTCCGTCGAGACGGTGTACGCCGTCGCCGAGCGGGTGCTGAACGGCTCGGAGTGGGACGTCGTCTGGTACGAGCGCCACGACCGCTTCGGCGCCTCCCTGCGGGTCGCCCCGATGTCGGTCTCCGGGCTGCTCCGGGAGAAACTCTTCACCGATCGCAGCGTGGTCCTGACCTCGGCGACCCTGAAGCTCGGCGGCGACTTCAACGGCGTCGGCGCCTCGCTGGGCCTGGCACCGGAGGGGACCGAGGGCGACGACCTGCCGCAGTGGAAGGGCATCGACGTCGGCTCGCCCTTCGACTACCGCAAGCAGGGCATCCTCTACATCGCCAAGCACCTCGCCCGCCCCGCCCGGGACGGCGACCGGGGCGACATGCTGGACGAGCTGACCGAGCTGATCCAGGCCGCCGGCGGCCGCACGCTGGGCCTGTTCTCCTCCATGCGCGCCGCACAGCTCGCGGCGGAGGAACTGCGGGTGCGCATCCCCGAGTTCCCCATCCTGCTCCAGGGCGAGGAGACGCTCGGCGAGCTGATCAAGAACTTCGCGGCCGACCCCCGCACGTGCCTGTTCGGCACGCTGTCGCTGTGGCAGGGCGTGGACGTGCCGGGGCCGAGCTGTCAGCTCGTGGTGATGGACAAGATCCCGTTCCCGCGCCCCGACGACCCGCTGATGAGCGCTCGCCAGAAGGCGGTGGAGGACGCGGGTGGCAACGGCTTCATGGCGGTGGCGGCCACCCATGCCGCGCTGCTGATGGCGCAGGGCGCCGGCCGGCTCGTCCGGGCGTCCGGGGACCGTGGCGTGGTCGCGGTCCTGGACCAGCGGCTGGCGACCGCCCGCTACGGGTCGTATCTGAAGGCGTCGCTGCCCGACTTCTGGACCACGACCGACCGCAATCAGGTGCGCAAGTCGCTCGCGGCGATCGACGCGATGGCGAAGCAGGCCGAGGGGGCCGAGGAGGAGTGA
- the lexA gene encoding transcriptional repressor LexA, which produces MTTTADSAAITAQDRSQGRVEPVHAMNEATPEGHKRSQPGRPPGIRADSSGLTDRQRRVIEVIRDSVQRRGYPPSMREIGQAVGLSSTSSVAHQLMALERKGFLRRDPHRPRAYEVRGSDQAVSVQPTDTAGKPAASYVPLVGRIAAGGPILAEESVEDVFPLPRQLVGDGELFVLKVVGDSMIEAAICDGDWVTVRRQPVAENGDIVAAMLDGEATVKRFKREDGHVWLLPHNAAYEPIPGDDATILGKVVAVLRRV; this is translated from the coding sequence GTGACCACGACCGCAGACAGTGCCGCCATCACCGCCCAGGACCGCTCCCAGGGCCGGGTGGAGCCGGTGCACGCGATGAACGAAGCCACGCCCGAGGGCCACAAGCGCTCCCAGCCGGGCCGGCCTCCAGGCATTCGCGCGGACAGTTCGGGGCTCACCGACCGCCAGCGCCGGGTGATCGAGGTCATCCGGGACTCCGTGCAGCGTCGTGGATACCCGCCGTCCATGCGGGAGATCGGCCAGGCGGTCGGCCTCTCCAGCACCTCCTCGGTCGCGCACCAGCTCATGGCGCTCGAGCGCAAGGGCTTCCTGCGCCGCGACCCGCACCGGCCCCGCGCGTACGAGGTCCGCGGCTCCGACCAGGCGGTCAGCGTGCAGCCCACGGACACCGCCGGCAAGCCCGCCGCGTCGTACGTCCCGCTGGTCGGCCGCATCGCCGCCGGTGGCCCGATCCTCGCCGAGGAGTCCGTCGAGGACGTCTTCCCTCTCCCCCGGCAGCTCGTCGGTGACGGTGAGCTGTTCGTCCTCAAGGTCGTCGGCGACTCCATGATCGAGGCCGCGATCTGTGACGGCGACTGGGTCACGGTCCGCCGCCAGCCGGTCGCGGAGAACGGCGACATCGTGGCCGCCATGCTCGACGGCGAGGCCACGGTCAAGCGCTTCAAGCGCGAGGACGGCCATGTCTGGCTCCTCCCGCACAACGCGGCCTACGAGCCCATCCCCGGCGACGACGCCACCATCCTCGGCAAGGTCGTCGCGGTGCTCCGCCGCGTGTGA
- the nrdR gene encoding transcriptional regulator NrdR, with protein sequence MHCPFCRHPDSRVVDSRTTDDGTSIRRRRQCPDCSRRFTTVETCSLMVVKRSGVTEPFSRTKVINGVRKACQGRPVTEDALAQLGQRVEEAVRATGSAELTTHDVGLAILGPLQELDLVAYLRFASVYRAFNSLEDFEAAIAELREVTPDPAADDGHVEDAAAGSQEDQSGTGRTTQVPVPARAAD encoded by the coding sequence ATGCACTGCCCCTTCTGCAGGCACCCCGACAGTCGGGTGGTCGACAGCCGTACGACCGACGACGGCACGTCGATCCGCAGGCGCCGCCAGTGCCCCGACTGCTCCCGTCGTTTCACGACCGTGGAGACGTGTTCGCTCATGGTGGTGAAGCGGTCCGGTGTCACCGAGCCGTTCAGCCGCACCAAGGTCATCAACGGTGTGCGCAAGGCGTGCCAGGGGCGTCCCGTGACCGAGGACGCGCTCGCCCAGCTCGGCCAGCGGGTCGAGGAGGCGGTGCGGGCCACCGGGAGTGCCGAGCTGACCACCCACGACGTGGGGCTGGCCATACTCGGCCCGCTGCAGGAACTCGACCTCGTCGCCTATCTGCGGTTCGCCTCGGTCTACCGGGCGTTCAACTCGCTGGAGGACTTCGAGGCCGCCATCGCCGAACTGCGCGAAGTGACGCCGGACCCCGCCGCGGACGACGGGCACGTCGAGGACGCGGCCGCGGGGAGCCAGGAAGACCAGAGCGGGACGGGACGGACCACCCAGGTCCCCGTGCCCGCGCGCGCCGCCGACTGA
- a CDS encoding vitamin B12-dependent ribonucleotide reductase: MTETASGPARGSRTKGAKAGKGLRVERVHTTPGVHPYDEVAWEPRDVVMTNWRDGSINFEQRGVEFPDFWSVNAVNIVTSKYFRGAVGTPQRETGLKQLIDRIVKTYRKAGEDHSYFASPADAEIFEHELAYALLHQIFSFNSPVWFNVGTPQPQQVSACFILSVDDSMESILDWYKEEGMIFKGGSGAGLNLSRIRSSKELLSSGGNASGPVSFMRGADASAGTIKSGGATRRAAKMVVLDVDHPDIEDFIQTKVSEEEKIRVLRDAGFDMDLGGDDITSVQYQNANNSVRVNDEFMRAVENGTDFGLRARMTGEVIEEVDAKALFRKIAEAAWACADPGIQYDDMINNWHTCPESGRITASNPCSEYMHLDNTSCNLASLNLMKFLKDDGKGNQSFETERFQKVVELVITAMDISICFADFPTQKIGENTRAFRQLGIGYANLGALLMATGHAYDSDGGRALAGAITSLMTGTAYRRSAELAAVVGPYDGYARNADAHRRVMKQHADANAVAVHMDDLDNPVWAAATEAWQDVVRLGEKNGFRNSQASVLAPTGTIGLAMSCDTTGVEPDLALVKFKKLVGGGSMQIVNGTVPQALRRLGYQEEQIEAVVAHIAENGNVIDAPGLKPEHYEVFDCAMGERAISPMGHVRMMAAIQPWISGAISKTVNMPETASVEEVEEIYFEAWKLGVKALAIYRDNCKVGQPLSAKTKEKEQAEVTEKTEATIREAVEKVIEYRPVRRRLPKGRPGITTSFTVGGAEGYMTANSYPDDGLGEVFLKMSKQGSTLAGMMDAFSIAVSVGLQYGVPLETYVSKFTNMRFEPAGMTDDPDVRMAQSIVDYIFRRLALDFLPFETRSALGIHSAEERQRHLETGSYEPSIEEDEVDVEGLAQSAPRHTELTTVATPKAESEAARPAPKQAHTSAELVEMQLGIQADAPLCFSCGTKMQRAGSCYICEGCGSTSGCS, encoded by the coding sequence ATGACAGAGACGGCGAGCGGTCCGGCGCGAGGTTCCCGCACCAAGGGCGCCAAGGCCGGCAAGGGGCTGCGCGTCGAGCGCGTCCACACCACCCCCGGCGTGCATCCGTACGACGAGGTGGCGTGGGAGCCCCGTGACGTCGTCATGACCAACTGGCGCGACGGCTCGATCAACTTCGAGCAGCGTGGCGTCGAGTTCCCCGACTTCTGGTCGGTGAACGCGGTCAACATCGTCACCAGCAAGTACTTCCGGGGCGCCGTGGGCACCCCGCAGCGCGAGACCGGGCTCAAGCAGCTCATCGACCGCATCGTGAAGACGTACCGCAAGGCCGGCGAGGACCACTCCTACTTCGCCTCGCCCGCCGATGCCGAGATCTTCGAGCACGAGCTGGCCTACGCCCTGCTGCACCAGATCTTCAGCTTCAACAGCCCGGTCTGGTTCAACGTCGGCACGCCGCAGCCCCAGCAGGTCTCCGCCTGCTTCATCCTGTCCGTCGACGACTCCATGGAGTCGATCCTCGACTGGTACAAGGAAGAGGGCATGATCTTCAAGGGCGGTTCGGGCGCCGGTCTGAACCTGTCCCGCATCCGCTCCTCCAAGGAGCTGCTCTCCTCCGGCGGCAACGCCTCCGGTCCCGTCTCCTTCATGCGGGGCGCCGACGCCTCCGCCGGAACCATCAAGTCCGGTGGCGCCACCCGCCGCGCGGCCAAGATGGTCGTCCTCGACGTCGATCACCCCGACATCGAGGACTTCATCCAGACGAAGGTCAGCGAGGAGGAGAAGATCCGCGTCCTGCGCGACGCGGGCTTCGACATGGACCTGGGCGGCGACGACATCACGTCCGTCCAGTACCAGAACGCCAACAACTCGGTCCGCGTGAACGACGAGTTCATGCGCGCGGTCGAGAACGGCACCGACTTCGGCCTGCGGGCCCGCATGACCGGTGAGGTCATCGAGGAGGTCGACGCCAAGGCGCTCTTCCGCAAGATTGCCGAGGCCGCCTGGGCCTGTGCCGACCCGGGCATCCAGTACGACGACATGATCAACAACTGGCACACCTGCCCCGAGTCCGGCCGCATCACCGCGTCGAACCCGTGCAGCGAGTACATGCACCTGGACAACACGTCCTGCAACCTCGCCTCGCTGAACCTGATGAAGTTCCTGAAGGACGACGGCAAGGGCAACCAGTCCTTCGAGACCGAGCGCTTCCAGAAGGTCGTCGAGCTGGTCATCACCGCGATGGACATCTCGATCTGCTTCGCGGACTTCCCGACCCAGAAGATCGGCGAGAACACCCGCGCCTTCCGTCAGCTCGGCATCGGCTACGCCAACCTCGGCGCCCTGCTGATGGCGACCGGCCACGCGTACGACTCCGACGGCGGCCGCGCCCTCGCCGGTGCCATCACCTCCCTGATGACCGGCACGGCCTACCGCCGCTCGGCCGAACTGGCCGCCGTGGTCGGCCCGTACGACGGCTACGCCCGTAACGCCGACGCCCACCGGCGCGTCATGAAGCAGCACGCCGACGCCAACGCCGTGGCCGTCCACATGGACGACCTGGACAACCCGGTGTGGGCCGCCGCCACCGAGGCGTGGCAGGACGTGGTGCGCCTGGGCGAGAAGAACGGTTTCCGTAACTCGCAGGCGTCCGTGCTCGCCCCGACCGGCACCATCGGTCTGGCGATGTCCTGCGACACCACCGGTGTCGAGCCGGACCTCGCGCTGGTGAAGTTCAAGAAGCTCGTCGGCGGCGGCTCGATGCAGATCGTCAACGGCACCGTGCCGCAGGCCCTGCGCCGCCTGGGCTACCAGGAGGAGCAGATCGAGGCGGTCGTCGCCCACATCGCCGAGAACGGCAATGTGATCGACGCCCCGGGTCTCAAGCCCGAGCACTACGAGGTGTTCGACTGCGCCATGGGCGAGCGCGCCATCTCCCCGATGGGCCACGTCCGCATGATGGCCGCGATCCAGCCCTGGATCTCCGGCGCCATCTCCAAGACGGTCAACATGCCGGAGACGGCGTCCGTCGAGGAGGTCGAGGAGATCTACTTCGAGGCGTGGAAGCTGGGCGTCAAGGCGCTCGCCATCTACCGTGACAACTGCAAGGTCGGCCAGCCCCTCTCCGCCAAGACGAAGGAGAAGGAGCAGGCCGAGGTCACCGAGAAGACCGAGGCGACGATCCGCGAGGCCGTCGAGAAGGTCATCGAGTACCGCCCGGTCCGCAGGCGTCTGCCCAAGGGCCGTCCCGGCATCACCACGTCCTTCACGGTCGGCGGCGCCGAGGGCTACATGACCGCCAACTCCTACCCGGACGACGGTCTCGGCGAGGTCTTCCTGAAGATGTCCAAGCAGGGCTCCACGCTCGCGGGCATGATGGACGCCTTCTCCATCGCCGTGTCGGTGGGCCTCCAGTACGGCGTGCCGCTGGAGACCTACGTCTCGAAGTTCACCAACATGCGCTTCGAGCCGGCCGGTATGACGGACGACCCGGACGTGCGGATGGCGCAGTCGATCGTCGACTACATCTTCCGCCGCCTGGCGCTGGACTTCCTGCCCTTCGAGACCCGCTCCGCGCTCGGCATCCACTCCGCCGAGGAGCGTCAGCGTCACCTGGAGACCGGTTCGTACGAGCCGTCCATCGAGGAGGACGAGGTCGACGTCGAGGGTCTGGCCCAGTCCGCCCCGCGCCACACCGAGCTGACGACGGTCGCCACGCCGAAGGCCGAGTCGGAGGCCGCCAGGCCGGCCCCCAAGCAGGCTCACACCAGCGCCGAGCTGGTCGAAATGCAGCTCGGCATCCAGGCCGACGCCCCGCTCTGCTTCTCCTGCGGCACCAAGATGCAGCGCGCCGGCTCCTGCTACATCTGCGAGGGCTGCGGCTCGACCAGCGGTTGCAGCTGA
- a CDS encoding TerD family protein: MTGVSKGIREVEVALKWDPSPAGRPPSDLDVVAATFTAADAYGEPAYLVHFDSRSPDGTIFLNRDSPDGKGFGWDEVMKLELGRLDARYARVVVGVVIQQNQNRTTFASVLSPAVRVAEGYTTHFEADFTTAQDATAAVVAEFTRDASGEWAFHPGVHGFDEDPATFTRVMGSKRRT, translated from the coding sequence GTGACCGGGGTCAGCAAGGGAATCCGCGAGGTCGAGGTCGCGCTCAAGTGGGACCCCAGTCCGGCGGGGCGGCCGCCCTCCGACCTGGATGTCGTCGCGGCGACGTTCACGGCGGCGGACGCTTACGGGGAACCGGCCTATCTGGTGCACTTCGACAGCCGCTCCCCGGACGGCACGATCTTCCTCAACCGGGACAGCCCCGACGGCAAGGGGTTCGGCTGGGACGAGGTCATGAAGCTCGAACTCGGCCGCCTGGACGCCCGCTACGCGCGCGTGGTGGTCGGCGTCGTCATCCAGCAGAACCAGAACCGCACCACGTTCGCCTCGGTCCTGAGCCCGGCGGTCCGCGTCGCGGAGGGCTACACGACCCACTTCGAGGCCGACTTCACCACCGCCCAGGACGCCACGGCGGCCGTCGTCGCCGAGTTCACCCGCGACGCCTCCGGCGAATGGGCCTTCCACCCGGGCGTCCATGGCTTCGACGAGGACCCTGCGACCTTTACCCGCGTGATGGGCTCCAAACGTCGTACGTGA
- a CDS encoding YdbC family protein: MLVKWIRCTVVDRRGFERGQRKWAGLLGEPGFRGQGGGWSRHRPGVAHIFAFWESRAFYDSFMARSYDRLAASQSGTFKDSQARLFEYRFDVKTGFEPRFTDADLVRVALCRVHEERVEHFTLMQEKVWNPAMAGSPGMIRGMFGEGAEHDFLVLSMWRAAAEHGKYRTERVERLALRAQTEADIASLTGDIVELEPSWTV, encoded by the coding sequence GTGCTGGTCAAGTGGATTCGCTGCACCGTGGTGGACCGTCGGGGGTTCGAGCGCGGGCAGCGGAAATGGGCGGGGCTTCTGGGGGAGCCGGGGTTTCGGGGACAGGGCGGAGGCTGGAGCCGGCACCGGCCGGGAGTGGCGCACATCTTCGCCTTCTGGGAGAGCCGCGCCTTCTACGACTCCTTCATGGCCCGCTCGTACGACCGGCTGGCCGCGTCCCAGTCCGGCACGTTCAAGGACTCCCAGGCCAGGCTGTTCGAGTACCGCTTCGACGTGAAGACCGGCTTCGAGCCCCGGTTCACCGACGCCGACCTGGTCCGCGTCGCCCTGTGCCGGGTCCACGAGGAGCGCGTCGAGCACTTCACGCTGATGCAGGAGAAGGTCTGGAACCCGGCGATGGCCGGCTCGCCCGGCATGATCCGGGGCATGTTCGGCGAGGGCGCCGAACACGACTTCCTGGTGCTGTCGATGTGGCGCGCGGCGGCCGAACACGGAAAGTACCGCACCGAACGCGTGGAGCGGCTGGCCCTGCGTGCCCAGACCGAGGCCGACATCGCCTCCCTCACCGGCGACATCGTGGAACTGGAGCCCTCCTGGACGGTCTGA
- a CDS encoding histidine phosphatase family protein, producing MARPRRIVLVRHGESVGNVDDSVYEREPDHALALTDRGREQAEESGKHLREIFGEERVSVYVSPYRRTHETLDAFRLDPDLIRVREEPRLREQDWGNWQERDDVKLQKAYRDAYGHFFFRFPQGESGADVYDRVGGFLESLFRSFEEPDHPPNVLLVTHGLAMRLFCMRWFHWTVAEFESLSNPGNAEVRMLVLGEDGKYVLDKPFERWRDPVPHWIDR from the coding sequence ATGGCACGACCACGGCGCATCGTCCTTGTCCGGCACGGGGAGTCAGTGGGCAACGTCGATGACTCCGTGTACGAGCGCGAGCCCGACCACGCCCTCGCGCTCACCGACCGGGGCCGGGAGCAGGCGGAGGAGAGCGGCAAGCACCTGCGGGAGATCTTCGGCGAGGAACGCGTGAGCGTCTACGTCTCCCCGTACCGCCGCACCCACGAGACCCTGGACGCCTTCCGGCTCGACCCGGACCTCATACGCGTGCGCGAGGAGCCCCGGCTGCGCGAGCAGGACTGGGGCAACTGGCAGGAACGCGACGACGTGAAGCTCCAGAAGGCGTACCGGGACGCGTACGGGCACTTCTTTTTCCGCTTCCCCCAGGGCGAGTCCGGCGCAGACGTGTACGACCGCGTCGGCGGCTTCCTGGAGAGCCTGTTCCGCAGTTTCGAGGAGCCCGACCACCCGCCGAACGTCCTGCTGGTGACGCACGGCCTGGCGATGCGGCTGTTCTGCATGCGGTGGTTCCACTGGACGGTGGCCGAATTCGAGTCCCTGTCCAATCCGGGCAACGCCGAGGTGCGCATGCTCGTTCTCGGGGAGGACGGCAAGTACGTCCTGGACAAGCCCTTCGAGCGCTGGCGGGACCCGGTCCCGCACTGGATCGACCGATAG